The DNA segment CAAGAACATGATTCCCTCACTGGTGACCCAGTTCATCGTGCTGTTCAAGGACACCTCGCTGGCCTCGATCATCGGCTTCATGGACCTGACCAAGGCCGCGCAGGTGGTGAACAACCGCGAGATCCGGCCATTCCCGATCTATCTCTTCATCGCGGTCGTGTACTGGGTCTGCACGTACTCCATGTCCCGCTACGCGCGCTACCTGGAGAAGAGGATCGGCCCTGCCTGAAGTCGTCCTGCCGTCCGGCGTCCGCCTGCACTGGCGCGAGGCTTCGGCCGATGGGGCGCCCGCCGACGTGCCCGCACCGGCGCGACCGGTGGTGGTGTGGATCCACGGCGGCTCGGTGGAGGACTCGTCGGTGATGGTGGCCGATCTCGAGCCGTTCGTCGGGCGCGTGCGCGCGCTCTTCCCGGATACGCGCGGCCACGGGCTCTCCTCGCGCTTCGAGCGCGTCGAGGACTACACCTACGCGCGCAAGGCCGAGGACCTGCTGGCGTGGCTGGACGTCCTCGGCGTGCGCGAGGCGGTCTGGGGCGGCGCCTCCATGGGCGGCGCGCTTTCGCTGTGGATCGCCGCGCACGCGCCGGAGCGCGCGCGGGCGGTGGTCTCGATCAGCGGACCACCCTACGAGCCCAGCGCCGAGGACAAGACGTGGTGGGCGCGCCACCGGCCGCTCGTCGAGGCCGGCCGCTTCGAGGACTACTTCGACGCCAACGTGCGCCTGCGCATGGGCGAGGCCGCGCTGGCCCGGCTCAAGGCGCGGCCGGATCGCTACGCCGAGCTGGCCGCCTCGCTGCGCCGCCACTCGGTGGCCTCGCTGCTGGCCCTGCTCGACGAGACGTACAGCCGCCAGGAGTGGCTCGCGGACTGCCGGCGCATTCGCTGCCCGGTGCAGGTGATCGCCGGCTCGGAGGACAGCTATCCGACCGTGGCCATGTCCCGCCGCGTCGCCGAGGCGATCCCCGGCGCGCGCTTCCACGTGGTCGAGGGCGGCCCCCACTTCCCCAACCGCACCCACCGTGCCGAAGTCCAGTCCGTCATCGCCACCTTCCTCGACACGCTGGGGTCAGGTCTTGCATTACGACATTTTCTGGGACCTGGTGCGGCCGCCCTTCCCTCGAAATGTCGTAATGCAAGACCTGACCCCGGGTAGAATCGGCCGCGATGAACGAAGAGCAGCGGCGGATCCGGAGTTATCTCGTGACCCAGGCGGCCAAGCTGACGCCGGCCGCGATCGTGGAGAAGGTCCAGGCCGCGATGGCCGATCTGCGGGCCGCCGCAGTCGCGGTGCCGCCCGCGCGGTTCGCGGAGCGGCCGGAGCCCGCGGAGTGGAGCGGCAACGAGGTGATGGCCCACGTCGTCGCCGCCGACGGTTACTTCGGCGGCGGGATCGGCCGGCTGCTGCGCGGTCAGCCGTCGGTGGGTCGACCGGAGGGCCGCGGCATCGAGGGCGCGCCGCTCCGTGCCGCCGAGGCCTGGTACGACCTGCTCGCCAGGCAGCGAGAAGACCTGTTCGCCGCGGTCCGGGCCGCCGATCCCGCCGCGGCGCCGGACCAGCGTATCGAGCATCCGATGTTCGGCCCGCTCACCTGGCGCGAGACGCTACTGTTCACCCGGCTGCACGACCTCGATCACGCCGGCCAGCTGCAGAAGATCGGCGCCGCCTTCGCGGCTCCGCGTCCGGTCTGATGCGCGTCGCCATCTCGCTGCGGCTGGCCCAGACCGACTGGGCCGAGGCC comes from the Candidatus Methylomirabilota bacterium genome and includes:
- a CDS encoding alpha/beta hydrolase; translated protein: MPAPARPVVVWIHGGSVEDSSVMVADLEPFVGRVRALFPDTRGHGLSSRFERVEDYTYARKAEDLLAWLDVLGVREAVWGGASMGGALSLWIAAHAPERARAVVSISGPPYEPSAEDKTWWARHRPLVEAGRFEDYFDANVRLRMGEAALARLKARPDRYAELAASLRRHSVASLLALLDETYSRQEWLADCRRIRCPVQVIAGSEDSYPTVAMSRRVAEAIPGARFHVVEGGPHFPNRTHRAEVQSVIATFLDTLGSGLALRHFLGPGAAALPSKCRNARPDPG
- a CDS encoding DinB family protein, producing the protein MNEEQRRIRSYLVTQAAKLTPAAIVEKVQAAMADLRAAAVAVPPARFAERPEPAEWSGNEVMAHVVAADGYFGGGIGRLLRGQPSVGRPEGRGIEGAPLRAAEAWYDLLARQREDLFAAVRAADPAAAPDQRIEHPMFGPLTWRETLLFTRLHDLDHAGQLQKIGAAFAAPRPV